Genomic window (Drosophila ananassae strain 14024-0371.13 chromosome 3L, ASM1763931v2, whole genome shotgun sequence):
AATCACAAAATATTTGTTCTAAAAAACGAGCCAGAAACTAATAGAatcatatatacatacattcaAGTTAACTATATAAGATTACATGCTAATCTAAACAATAGATTTTGAATGCGCACTGAACGTGTTCGGTTGACTAGATTTAACTGCAAATTCCGCTTTCCCATAATTGGCGACCATTAGTTTAACGGATTGTTCTTTAGATAATTGGCCAAAAGAAGCAGGGCGAACGATGTGGTGAGGAACAAACTACCAGGTATTGAACGACGAACAGAAAAATTTGGGTCTAATTCTCGTTGGGCGAACAGTTCCACATCGGCCTCATAAGTCTCGTAATTGTTCCAATGCAGGCACTTCTTTACTGCATAAGACCAGCGCTTGTAAAGTAGCTCCCGACCtttgaaaatatatgaaaagtTAATCTTAAAGTCTAAAAGTTCGTCTTAATACTTACGGTTCTGTGTAGTGGTCGGAGAGAAGACATCCGTTGGTGGAGCATACATTTTCGCAGCGTATTGCAGAGATACCACATCCATGGTGATACCGGCGGCTATCATAGCACCTAGTCCGGCTGGGGAAGTCGTCTGTGGGCGCTCCAACATATGCCCAACGATGTCCGCAATGAACTGGACAAGATGTGAGTTCTCGGCACAATCACCACCAAATGTGAGCACTGGCTGCATACAGGAACGACCCCAGTTAGGAGTGTCCTTTCTAAATGCCTGCAACACTTCGTATATCTGAAAGCCAGTAGCCTCGTACGCTGCCTGAGTGATATTCTCTGACGTAGTCTGACTGGTCAGTCCGAGAAGGATGCCTCTGGCGTCGTGACGCCAATAGGGAGCATACAACCCATGAAATGCCGGAACGAATGTGATTTCTGAACGCTTTGCCGCTAATCCGCACTCGGCATTGAGCATAGAAGACGAACAGGAGGACGAAATCATTGAGTTCTCGCCAATGAAAGTGTTCAAAGACTCTACCACGTTGTCGTTTGAGTTTATTTCAGTATTAATGCGCAACTTCTCCCGCAACCAATTGATGGTGGATCCGGAATTGGAAATCGCACCCTCCAGGGTATAGTTGGTAGCCACTTTTGCGCCCAGCTTGTGTGCAATGCCCGTGATCAGTCCGTTGGCAGAGTCCAGCTTCTCCTTGGCAGTGTTCAGCAGCACGAAGCAACTGTCGTCCAAAGTGCATACATTCTGGCCAGCTTTAACGCAGAGCTGACCCAAAAGACAAGCGGGCTGTTCACCCATTACTCCGGAGATGGGAATGCCCAGCAAGGGTCCCTCCAAAACGTAGCCGAAGATCTCCGAGTTGGAACGAATCCGTGGCAGTATGTTCATGGGCAGTCTGAAAAACTGGCAGAGTTTGGAGTCCCACTGCTCCGTGGACAAATTCATAAGCGAGGTGTAGTGGGCATTTGTGACATCGGTCGAATGAACGCCATTTTCAACTCCACCGGTTAGATTCCACAGAAGCCACGAGTCCAGGGTGCCGAAAAGGCAATTATCCTCCTGTATTGCACTCTTAACAGAGGGAACATGGTCCGCCAGCCATCTTATTTTCAGAGCGCTAAAGCAGCTGCTCAACGGCAATCCGCTGCGATACCTCACGTAGTCCACATTGTGCCGGACATTGTGGA
Coding sequences:
- the LOC6495134 gene encoding glycerol kinase is translated as MSNGQYGRFGALIGVAYVSGTHCRFLIYSTKNAEVLAYHELKLRQIVHQAGWLEYDPAEIWKLMQECIETAYKNLVILEINPQDIIAVGIVNQRGTSVLWNKNTGQPLYNAIGWSDSRSTSILKTLLHNVRHNVDYVRYRSGLPLSSCFSALKIRWLADHVPSVKSAIQEDNCLFGTLDSWLLWNLTGGVENGVHSTDVTNAHYTSLMNLSTEQWDSKLCQFFRLPMNILPRIRSNSEIFGYVLEGPLLGIPISGVMGEQPACLLGQLCVKAGQNVCTLDDSCFVLLNTAKEKLDSANGLITGIAHKLGAKVATNYTLEGAISNSGSTINWLREKLRINTEINSNDNVVESLNTFIGENSMISSSCSSSMLNAECGLAAKRSEITFVPAFHGLYAPYWRHDARGILLGLTSQTTSENITQAAYEATGFQIYEVLQAFRKDTPNWGRSCMQPVLTFGGDCAENSHLVQFIADIVGHMLERPQTTSPAGLGAMIAAGITMDVVSLQYAAKMYAPPTDVFSPTTTQNRRELLYKRWSYAVKKCLHWNNYETYEADVELFAQRELDPNFSVRRSIPGSLFLTTSFALLLLANYLKNNPLN